The following are from one region of the Paracoccus sp. S3-43 genome:
- a CDS encoding TOBE domain-containing protein, translated as MKLSARKVLPGTVTEIVTGAVTSHVRIDLGGSTVTASITNDAVKELGLKVGGRASAVIKASDVMVGVDD; from the coding sequence ATGAAGCTCAGCGCCCGCAAGGTCCTGCCCGGCACCGTGACCGAGATCGTCACCGGGGCCGTCACCAGCCATGTCCGCATCGACCTGGGCGGCAGCACCGTCACCGCCTCGATCACCAACGACGCGGTGAAAGAGCTTGGCCTGAAGGTCGGCGGCCGCGCCTCGGCGGTGATCAAGGCGTCCGATGTCATGGTGGGGGTCGATGACTGA
- a CDS encoding DUF2478 domain-containing protein has translation MIGGFMDIRYLCSDEEKRTDAVLCAVADALAAEGIRLAGTLQPPEARHPGEQCHIVLALLPDRELRDVSVPLSPEVTGCRLDPGALEQAVMVVQGRVAGAQALIVNKFGKQEAAGRGLVPAIGEACERGIPVLVGVSPQWRDAFLAFADGRAQELPADEARILSWLRQSCRQAAL, from the coding sequence ATGATCGGGGGCTTCATGGACATCCGTTACCTTTGCTCGGACGAAGAGAAGCGCACCGATGCGGTGCTGTGCGCCGTGGCGGATGCGTTGGCGGCCGAAGGGATCCGGCTCGCGGGCACCCTGCAACCGCCCGAGGCGCGGCACCCCGGCGAACAGTGCCACATCGTCCTGGCCCTGCTGCCGGATCGAGAGTTGCGCGATGTCAGCGTCCCGCTGTCGCCCGAGGTGACGGGCTGCCGCCTGGATCCCGGCGCGTTGGAGCAGGCCGTCATGGTCGTCCAAGGCCGGGTGGCGGGCGCGCAGGCGCTGATCGTCAACAAGTTCGGCAAGCAAGAGGCTGCGGGGCGCGGCCTGGTCCCGGCCATCGGCGAAGCCTGCGAACGGGGCATTCCGGTGCTGGTCGGCGTCTCTCCGCAATGGCGCGACGCCTTTCTGGCCTTTGCCGACGGGCGCGCGCAGGAACTGCCGGCGGACGAGGCGCGGATCCTTTCGTGGCTGCGCCAGTCCTGCCGGCAGGCCGCCTTGTGA
- a CDS encoding iron ABC transporter permease: MSDRGLVVLLAAGLAATLILGAAIGPFGLSPATILAVLAGDRSDPQAVTVLLNIRLPRVLAAAVEGAALAAAGAAYQTVFRNPLVSPDILGVSAGAGFGAVLGILLGLPVMAIQILGFGMGLATVGLVIGLTLALRGTGQVLMIVLCGIAIGALAGAGISLVKLLADPEQQLPAITFWLMGSLAGAKRADVAAALPALLVGIAPLLALRWRIGLLAMGDDEARAMGIDATRLRGLVIACATLMTAAAVAMAGVIGWVGLMVPHMARLLTGPRFDRLLPAAILIGAGFMVLVDTAARTIATLEVPLGILTAVLGAPVFVWLLARNARAWTG; encoded by the coding sequence GTGAGTGATCGCGGCCTGGTCGTCCTGCTGGCGGCGGGGCTGGCCGCGACGCTGATCCTGGGCGCGGCGATCGGGCCTTTCGGGCTGTCTCCGGCGACGATCCTCGCGGTGCTGGCCGGGGATCGCAGCGACCCGCAGGCGGTGACGGTCCTGCTGAACATCCGCCTGCCCCGCGTGCTGGCAGCGGCGGTCGAGGGCGCGGCGCTGGCGGCGGCGGGCGCGGCCTATCAGACGGTGTTCCGCAATCCGCTGGTCTCGCCCGACATCCTGGGCGTCTCGGCCGGGGCGGGTTTCGGCGCGGTGCTGGGCATCCTGCTGGGCCTGCCGGTCATGGCGATCCAGATACTGGGCTTCGGGATGGGGCTTGCCACGGTCGGGCTGGTGATCGGCCTGACGCTGGCGCTGCGGGGCACGGGCCAGGTGCTGATGATCGTGCTGTGCGGCATCGCCATCGGCGCGCTGGCGGGGGCGGGGATTTCGCTGGTCAAGCTGCTGGCCGATCCCGAACAGCAACTGCCCGCCATCACCTTCTGGCTGATGGGCAGCCTTGCGGGCGCCAAGCGCGCGGATGTGGCGGCGGCGCTGCCCGCCCTGCTGGTCGGCATCGCCCCGCTGCTGGCGTTGCGCTGGCGGATCGGGCTGCTGGCGATGGGCGATGACGAGGCCCGCGCCATGGGCATCGACGCCACCCGCCTGCGCGGGCTGGTCATCGCCTGCGCCACGCTGATGACGGCGGCGGCGGTCGCCATGGCGGGGGTGATCGGCTGGGTGGGTCTGATGGTCCCGCATATGGCGCGGCTGCTGACCGGGCCGCGCTTCGACCGGCTGCTGCCCGCCGCGATCCTGATCGGCGCGGGCTTCATGGTCCTGGTCGACACCGCCGCCCGCACCATCGCCACGCTCGAGGTTCCGCTGGGCATCCTGACCGCCGTGCTGGGCGCGCCGGTCTTCGTCTGGCTGCTGGCAAGGAACGCGCGGGCATGGACCGGGTGA
- a CDS encoding ABC transporter ATP-binding protein — protein sequence MDRVTPLIEARDLAIGHAGRALITGIDLSLPPGRVLCLLGPNGAGKTTLFRTLLGLIPPIRGTVALSGQPLSGLSRARIARHIAHVPQSLTTPFAFTARDIVLMGAAARLGPFARPARPRRGRRWRRCPGWVSPIWPRPPSPACRAASGRWS from the coding sequence ATGGACCGGGTGACGCCCCTGATCGAGGCCCGCGACCTTGCCATCGGTCATGCGGGCCGTGCGCTGATCACCGGCATCGACCTGAGCCTGCCGCCGGGCCGGGTGCTGTGCCTGCTGGGTCCGAACGGCGCGGGCAAGACCACGCTGTTCCGCACGCTGCTGGGCCTGATCCCCCCGATCCGCGGCACGGTCGCGCTGTCGGGCCAGCCTCTGTCCGGGCTGTCGCGCGCCCGGATCGCCCGCCATATCGCCCATGTGCCGCAATCGCTGACCACGCCCTTCGCCTTCACTGCGCGGGATATCGTGCTGATGGGCGCGGCGGCCCGGCTTGGCCCCTTCGCCCGCCCCGCCCGGCCGAGGCGCGGGCGGCGATGGCGGCGCTGTCCCGGCTGGGTATCGCCGATCTGGCCCAGGCCCCCGTCACCCGCCTGTCGGGCGGCCAGCGGCAGATGGTCCTGA
- a CDS encoding TrmO family methyltransferase: MDRARRDLVLQNPNFGDRATGTFAPRSPVRPNRVAFSVVRLLAVEGPVLAVRGPDCLDGTPLIDIKADFGATP, from the coding sequence ATGGACCGGGCGCGGCGCGACCTGGTGTTGCAGAACCCGAATTTCGGCGACCGCGCGACGGGCACCTTTGCCCCGCGCTCGCCCGTGCGGCCGAATCGGGTCGCCTTCTCGGTGGTGCGGCTGCTGGCCGTCGAGGGACCGGTGCTGGCGGTGCGCGGGCCGGACTGCCTGGACGGCACGCCGCTGATCGACATCAAGGCCGACTTCGGAGCCACGCCATGA
- a CDS encoding TonB-dependent receptor, whose amino-acid sequence MRMTMRAGLLGAAVWVIPAVIPAVVLAQDAVTGAWPFVLGTIVLTADAPQDRGGTSSTISDGDMLFYSKVADMIQSVPTGALDDEGGPITQSRNVGDGTYKGFEIAASWDITDRIGLVANYTWLDRDISDPVLADLRPTDTPRQTAFLRLDWRATDRLTVSPSPEVSGSRLSESAVQPEDPTLIAYTRMDGSGLANVDVDWQATDRASVVFGVRNIFDRDHQLVVRFPG is encoded by the coding sequence ATGCGCATGACGATGCGGGCGGGGCTGCTGGGGGCGGCCGTCTGGGTGATCCCGGCGGTGATCCCGGCGGTGGTCCTGGCACAGGATGCCGTGACGGGCGCGTGGCCCTTCGTGCTGGGGACCATCGTGCTGACCGCCGACGCCCCTCAGGATCGCGGCGGCACGTCCTCGACGATCAGCGACGGGGACATGCTGTTCTACAGCAAGGTCGCCGACATGATCCAGTCGGTGCCGACCGGCGCCCTGGACGACGAGGGCGGGCCGATCACCCAAAGCCGCAACGTGGGCGACGGCACCTACAAGGGCTTCGAGATCGCGGCCAGTTGGGACATCACCGACCGGATCGGTCTCGTGGCGAACTATACCTGGCTGGATCGCGACATCTCGGACCCGGTGCTGGCCGACCTGCGGCCCACGGACACGCCGCGCCAGACCGCCTTCCTGCGCCTCGACTGGCGGGCCACCGACCGCCTGACGGTCTCGCCCTCGCCGGAGGTCTCGGGGTCGCGGCTGTCGGAAAGCGCGGTCCAGCCCGAGGATCCGACCCTCATCGCCTATACCCGCATGGACGGCTCCGGGCTGGCGAATGTCGATGTGGACTGGCAGGCGACCGACCGGGCCAGCGTCGTCTTCGGCGTCAGGAACATCTTCGACCGCGACCACCAACTGGTCGTGCGCTTTCCCGGATAG
- the rplT gene encoding 50S ribosomal protein L20: MARVKSGKVTHARHKKVLDAAKGYYGARSRNFRTATQAVDKANQYATRDRKTRKRNFRALWIQRINAAVRLVDAEMTYSRFINLLAKAGIEVDRKVLADLAVNEPEAFGAIVEQAKAAA, encoded by the coding sequence ATGGCACGAGTTAAATCCGGCAAGGTCACGCACGCCCGCCACAAGAAGGTTCTGGACGCGGCCAAGGGCTATTACGGCGCCCGGTCGCGCAACTTCCGCACCGCCACCCAGGCCGTCGACAAGGCGAACCAATACGCCACCCGCGACCGCAAGACCCGCAAGCGCAACTTCCGCGCGCTGTGGATCCAGCGGATCAACGCCGCCGTCCGTCTGGTGGACGCGGAAATGACCTATTCGCGCTTCATCAACCTGCTGGCGAAAGCCGGGATCGAGGTGGACCGCAAGGTTCTGGCCGACTTGGCCGTGAACGAACCTGAGGCGTTCGGCGCGATCGTGGAGCAAGCGAAAGCCGCAGCCTGA
- a CDS encoding iron ABC transporter substrate-binding protein, whose product MIHPRLLIAALLLAAPALALAQDRTVTDATGRAVSVPAAPARVFAAGPPAATLLYTLKPDAMVGWVRAPTPEDLRFLRPEAAALPQLGMLTGRGDTLNLEVLLSARPDLIVDYGTVDATYVDLASRIQDQTGLPYVLVDGSLADLPGGIRRMADLLAVPDRGETLAAYAERTLADLDALLAGIPQDARPTVYLARGPEGLETAAKGSINAEIIERAGAINVAEAGTRGLATVSPEQVQAWAPEVIITIDRDFAAKVGRMPEWQGIPAVANGRVYLAPAAPFGFIDRPPSVNRLIGLRWLAHKLYPDAATGDLRAEVAAFYDLFYGLRPDDAALTALLGE is encoded by the coding sequence ATGATCCATCCCCGCCTGCTGATCGCCGCCCTGCTGCTTGCGGCCCCGGCCCTGGCCCTTGCCCAGGACCGGACCGTCACCGATGCCACGGGGCGCGCGGTCTCGGTTCCCGCCGCCCCCGCCCGCGTCTTCGCCGCCGGACCGCCCGCCGCGACGCTGCTCTATACGCTGAAGCCCGACGCCATGGTCGGCTGGGTCCGCGCGCCGACGCCCGAAGACCTGCGCTTCCTGCGCCCCGAGGCCGCGGCCCTGCCCCAGCTTGGCATGTTGACCGGCCGGGGCGACACGCTGAATCTGGAAGTGCTGCTGTCGGCCAGGCCCGACCTGATCGTCGATTACGGCACCGTCGACGCCACCTATGTGGACCTGGCAAGCCGCATCCAGGACCAGACCGGCCTGCCCTATGTGCTGGTCGACGGCAGCCTTGCCGACCTGCCGGGCGGCATCCGCCGGATGGCCGACCTGCTGGCGGTGCCGGACCGGGGCGAGACGCTGGCCGCCTATGCCGAACGGACGCTGGCCGATCTGGACGCGCTGCTGGCCGGGATCCCGCAGGATGCGCGCCCGACCGTCTATCTGGCGCGCGGCCCCGAGGGGCTGGAAACGGCGGCGAAAGGTTCGATCAATGCCGAGATCATCGAACGCGCCGGCGCGATCAACGTGGCCGAGGCCGGGACGCGCGGATTGGCGACCGTATCCCCCGAACAGGTGCAGGCCTGGGCGCCCGAGGTCATCATCACCATCGACCGCGACTTCGCGGCCAAGGTCGGGCGGATGCCGGAATGGCAGGGGATCCCGGCGGTGGCGAACGGCCGGGTCTATCTGGCCCCCGCCGCGCCCTTCGGCTTCATCGACCGGCCGCCCTCGGTCAACCGGCTGATCGGGCTGAGATGGCTGGCCCACAAGCTCTATCCCGATGCCGCCACGGGCGATCTGCGGGCCGAGGTCGCGGCGTTCTATGACCTGTTCTATGGCCTGCGCCCCGACGATGCCGCGCTGACGGCCCTGCTGGGTGAGTGA
- a CDS encoding ABC transporter ATP-binding protein: MLMTGLDARTATAAPPLPDPLLRVDGVTLEYATRDRVIRATHRVDLDVYQADRFVLLGPSGCGKSTLLKAIAGFIPPTEGRIILDGRPVTGPGADRIVVFQEFDQLPPWKTVLGNVMFPLLATRVPRAEARERALDAIAKVGLAAFRDSHPHQLSGGMKQRVAIARALASRPRVLLMDEPFAALDALTRRKMQEELLHLWDEVRFTLIFVTHSIEEALVVGNRVALLSPRPGRVRAEINCHGWDLHSLGGRDFQAAANRIHDMLFSDPVEAA, encoded by the coding sequence ATGCTGATGACCGGCCTTGACGCCCGCACGGCCACCGCCGCGCCGCCCCTGCCCGATCCGCTGCTGCGGGTCGACGGGGTGACGCTGGAATATGCCACCCGCGACCGGGTGATCCGGGCAACCCATCGCGTCGACCTGGATGTCTATCAGGCCGACCGCTTCGTGCTGTTGGGGCCGTCAGGCTGCGGCAAGTCCACGCTGCTGAAAGCCATCGCGGGTTTCATCCCCCCGACCGAGGGCCGCATCATCCTGGACGGCCGCCCTGTCACCGGCCCCGGCGCCGACCGGATCGTGGTGTTTCAGGAATTCGACCAGCTGCCGCCCTGGAAAACCGTGCTGGGCAACGTGATGTTCCCGCTGCTGGCGACCCGCGTGCCGCGCGCCGAGGCGCGGGAACGCGCCCTGGACGCCATCGCCAAGGTCGGCCTGGCCGCTTTTCGCGACAGCCATCCGCACCAGCTTTCCGGCGGCATGAAGCAGCGCGTCGCCATTGCCCGCGCGCTTGCCTCGCGCCCGCGCGTGCTGCTGATGGACGAACCCTTCGCCGCGCTGGACGCGCTGACGCGGCGCAAGATGCAGGAAGAGCTGCTGCATCTGTGGGACGAGGTGCGCTTCACGCTGATCTTCGTCACCCATTCGATCGAGGAAGCCCTGGTCGTCGGCAACCGCGTCGCCCTGCTGTCGCCGCGTCCGGGCCGGGTTCGGGCCGAGATCAACTGCCACGGCTGGGACCTGCACAGCCTGGGCGGGCGCGATTTCCAAGCCGCCGCCAACCGAATCCACGACATGCTGTTTTCCGACCCGGTAGAGGCCGCATGA
- a CDS encoding ABC transporter ATP-binding protein: MAALSRLGIADLAQAPVTRLSGGQRQMVLIARALAQDAATIIMDEPTASLDFANRIAVNDAIRRLALAGTAVILSTHDPDQAAGLGDDAILLNRGGVVASGPVRAVLTAEALSTLYGIPVRGDKRRDGGLHFY, encoded by the coding sequence ATGGCGGCGCTGTCCCGGCTGGGTATCGCCGATCTGGCCCAGGCCCCCGTCACCCGCCTGTCGGGCGGCCAGCGGCAGATGGTCCTGATCGCCCGCGCCCTGGCCCAGGACGCCGCGACGATCATCATGGACGAACCGACCGCCAGCCTCGACTTTGCCAACCGCATCGCGGTCAACGACGCCATCCGCCGCCTGGCCCTGGCGGGCACGGCGGTGATCCTGTCCACCCACGATCCCGACCAAGCGGCCGGCCTGGGGGACGACGCGATCCTGCTGAACCGGGGCGGCGTTGTCGCATCAGGCCCCGTCCGGGCGGTTCTGACGGCCGAGGCTCTGAGCACCCTCTATGGCATTCCGGTCCGTGGGGATAAGCGCCGGGACGGGGGGCTGCACTTCTATTGA
- the rpmI gene encoding 50S ribosomal protein L35 — translation MPKMKTKSAAKKRFSFTASGKVKSAQAGKRHGMIKRTIKFIRDARGTSVLSDADAKIVKKYMPYNR, via the coding sequence ATGCCGAAGATGAAGACCAAGTCGGCCGCCAAGAAGCGGTTCTCGTTCACGGCCTCGGGGAAGGTGAAATCCGCCCAGGCCGGCAAGCGCCACGGCATGATCAAGCGCACGATCAAGTTCATTCGCGACGCGCGCGGCACCAGCGTCCTGTCGGACGCGGATGCCAAGATCGTCAAGAAATACATGCCCTATAACCGCTGA
- a CDS encoding cytochrome P450, translated as MREDGADPGPRDPVKVALARQPLGILGTALTARRNLLELIPAIATRQPIVSGKTGIRFHMVMDPATLRHILKDRVEDYPKSNVTKLILEPAIGDSLFVAEGAAWRWQRRAVAPAFALRHVEALGPVMTAAAEASCRRLAAATGPVDLFAETVAATFEVIADVTLSGDRAFDRDAVHHAIDGYIAQTAKVSLLDVMGLPGWIPRPGRMVSRGGLQRMKQIADRAIGARAAKPRTQGAPDLLDLLLDAADPETGRAMTRDELRDNLLTFIVAGHETTALTLAWALYLCAFDPAVQDRAAAEACAALGDRAATAADMPRLPLIQRIVNEALRLYPPAAFLSRTARAEDRLCGRQVLPGDTVMLPIYALHRHHLLWDRPDAFDPDRFLTTPDRYAFLPFGAGPRICIGAGFALQEAVVILATLLARFRFTAIPGRDPHPRMILTLRPHGGVWLRVAPR; from the coding sequence ATGCGAGAGGACGGTGCCGATCCGGGGCCGCGCGACCCCGTGAAGGTCGCGCTTGCCCGCCAGCCGCTGGGCATCCTCGGCACCGCCTTGACCGCCCGGCGCAACCTGCTGGAACTGATCCCCGCCATCGCCACCCGCCAGCCGATCGTCTCCGGCAAGACCGGGATTCGCTTTCACATGGTGATGGACCCGGCCACGCTGCGCCATATCCTCAAGGACCGGGTCGAGGATTATCCCAAGTCCAATGTCACCAAGCTGATCCTGGAACCGGCCATCGGCGACAGCCTGTTCGTGGCCGAGGGCGCGGCTTGGCGGTGGCAGCGCCGCGCGGTGGCCCCCGCCTTCGCCCTGCGCCATGTCGAGGCGCTTGGTCCCGTCATGACCGCCGCGGCCGAGGCATCCTGCCGCCGCCTGGCCGCCGCCACCGGCCCCGTCGATCTGTTCGCGGAAACCGTGGCCGCGACCTTCGAGGTGATCGCCGACGTGACGCTGTCGGGCGACCGCGCCTTCGACCGCGACGCGGTGCATCACGCCATCGACGGCTATATCGCGCAGACGGCCAAGGTCTCGCTGCTGGACGTGATGGGCCTGCCGGGCTGGATTCCGCGTCCGGGGCGGATGGTCTCGCGCGGCGGGTTGCAGCGGATGAAGCAGATCGCCGACCGGGCCATCGGCGCCCGCGCGGCCAAGCCCCGGACCCAAGGGGCGCCGGATCTGCTGGATCTGCTGCTGGACGCCGCCGACCCGGAAACCGGCCGGGCGATGACCCGCGACGAGCTGCGCGACAACCTGCTGACCTTCATCGTCGCGGGACACGAGACGACCGCCCTGACCCTGGCCTGGGCGCTGTATCTCTGCGCCTTCGACCCGGCGGTGCAGGACCGCGCGGCGGCCGAGGCCTGCGCGGCCCTGGGCGACCGGGCCGCGACGGCGGCCGATATGCCCCGTCTGCCCCTGATCCAGCGGATCGTGAACGAGGCGCTGCGCCTCTATCCCCCCGCCGCCTTCCTGTCGCGCACCGCGCGGGCCGAGGATCGGCTGTGCGGGCGGCAGGTTCTGCCCGGCGATACGGTGATGCTGCCGATCTATGCGCTGCATCGCCACCATCTGCTGTGGGATCGGCCCGACGCCTTCGACCCGGATCGCTTCCTGACCACGCCCGACCGCTATGCCTTCCTGCCCTTCGGCGCCGGTCCGCGCATCTGCATCGGCGCGGGCTTCGCCCTGCAAGAGGCGGTGGTGATCCTGGCGACGCTGCTGGCGCGGTTCCGCTTCACGGCCATTCCGGGCCGCGATCCGCATCCGCGCATGATCCTGACCCTGCGCCCGCATGGCGGCGTCTGGCTGCGCGTCGCCCCGCGCTGA
- a CDS encoding ABC transporter permease, whose protein sequence is MTALHPPIRPEYERDLPPFEDAPVERVIPLTARLWSQDWLRRLVIIAAIALIWEAAARLQGNPLLLPTFTATARVFVDGIRDGVLLERAAISIGVLLKGYLAGIVLAFLLTTLAISTRFGRDLLSTLTAMFNPLPAIALLPLALLWFGLGQASLVFVLVHSVLWPLALNIFSGFQAVPETLRMAGRNYGLTGWRFVAQILVPAALPSIVSGLRIGWAFAWRTLIAAELVFGASSGRGGLGWYIFQSRNELYTDQVFAGLAMVILIGLLVENVVFATLERATIHRWGQQR, encoded by the coding sequence ATGACCGCCCTGCACCCGCCGATCCGGCCCGAATACGAACGCGATCTGCCGCCCTTCGAGGATGCTCCGGTCGAACGCGTCATTCCGCTGACCGCCCGGCTGTGGTCGCAGGACTGGCTGCGCCGCCTGGTCATCATCGCCGCCATCGCCCTGATCTGGGAAGCCGCCGCCCGGCTGCAAGGCAACCCGCTGCTGCTGCCGACCTTCACCGCCACCGCCCGCGTCTTTGTCGACGGCATCCGCGACGGCGTGCTGCTGGAACGGGCCGCGATTTCGATCGGGGTGCTGCTCAAGGGCTATCTGGCCGGGATCGTGCTGGCGTTCCTGCTGACGACGCTGGCGATCTCGACCCGGTTCGGGCGCGACCTGCTGTCGACGCTGACGGCGATGTTCAACCCGTTGCCCGCCATCGCGCTGCTGCCGCTGGCGCTGCTGTGGTTCGGGCTGGGACAGGCCAGCCTGGTCTTCGTGCTGGTCCATTCGGTGCTGTGGCCGCTGGCGCTGAACATCTTTTCCGGCTTTCAGGCGGTGCCCGAAACGCTGCGCATGGCGGGCCGCAACTATGGGCTGACCGGCTGGCGCTTCGTCGCGCAGATCCTGGTGCCCGCCGCCCTGCCCTCGATCGTGTCGGGGCTGCGGATCGGCTGGGCCTTCGCCTGGCGCACGCTGATCGCGGCCGAACTGGTCTTCGGCGCATCCTCGGGTCGTGGCGGCCTGGGCTGGTATATCTTCCAAAGCCGCAACGAGCTTTACACCGACCAGGTCTTCGCGGGCCTCGCCATGGTCATCCTGATCGGCCTGCTGGTTGAAAACGTCGTCTTCGCCACGCTGGAACGCGCCACCATCCACCGCTGGGGCCAGCAGCGCTGA
- the pheS gene encoding phenylalanine--tRNA ligase subunit alpha: protein MDNLTPLRQQWLDRINGAADPAAIEEVRLAALGKKGEISLKMRELGRMTPEERQTTGRLLNDLRDELDAALRSRKLSLEDAALEARLAGEWLDVTLPGRPRPQGTIHPISQVTEEVTAIFADMGFSVAEGPQVESDWYNFDALNIAPEHPARQEHDTFFMHRAPGDDRPPHVLRTHTSPVQIRAMQDHGAPIRVICPGRVYRMDMDQTHTPMFHQVEGLAIDRDISMAQLKWTLEEFCRAFFEVGQVELRFRASHFPFTEPSAEVDIRCDWSGGQLKIGEGDSWLEILGSGMVHPNVLRAGGIDPDQWQGFAFGMGIDRIAMLKYGIPDLRAFFESDLRWLRHYGFAAGDVPSISGGLSR, encoded by the coding sequence ATGGACAATCTGACCCCCCTGCGCCAGCAATGGCTTGACCGCATCAACGGCGCCGCCGACCCGGCCGCCATCGAGGAGGTGCGCCTTGCCGCCCTGGGCAAGAAGGGCGAGATCAGCCTGAAGATGCGCGAGCTGGGCCGCATGACGCCCGAGGAACGCCAGACCACCGGCCGTCTGCTGAACGACTTGCGCGACGAGTTGGACGCCGCCCTGCGCTCCCGCAAGCTGTCGCTGGAGGATGCGGCGTTGGAGGCGCGTCTGGCGGGCGAATGGCTGGATGTGACGCTGCCGGGCCGTCCGCGCCCGCAGGGGACCATCCATCCGATCAGCCAGGTGACCGAGGAAGTCACCGCGATCTTCGCCGACATGGGCTTCTCGGTCGCCGAGGGGCCGCAGGTCGAATCCGACTGGTATAATTTCGACGCGCTGAACATCGCACCCGAACATCCCGCGCGCCAGGAACACGACACCTTCTTCATGCACCGCGCGCCTGGCGACGACCGGCCGCCGCATGTGCTGCGCACCCATACCAGCCCCGTCCAGATCCGCGCGATGCAGGACCACGGCGCGCCGATCCGCGTGATCTGCCCCGGCCGCGTCTATCGCATGGACATGGACCAGACCCACACGCCGATGTTCCACCAGGTCGAGGGTCTGGCCATCGACCGCGACATCAGCATGGCGCAGCTGAAATGGACGCTGGAGGAATTCTGCCGCGCCTTCTTCGAGGTGGGCCAGGTCGAGCTGCGCTTCCGCGCCAGCCATTTCCCCTTCACCGAACCCTCGGCCGAGGTGGACATCCGCTGCGACTGGTCCGGCGGCCAGTTGAAGATCGGCGAGGGGGATAGCTGGCTGGAGATCCTCGGATCGGGCATGGTCCATCCGAACGTGCTGCGCGCGGGCGGCATCGACCCCGACCAATGGCAGGGCTTCGCCTTCGGCATGGGCATCGACCGGATCGCGATGCTGAAATACGGGATACCCGATCTGCGGGCGTTCTTCGAAAGCGACCTGCGCTGGCTGCGCCATTACGGCTTCGCTGCGGGCGATGTCCCCAGCATCAGCGGCGGATTGTCGCGGTGA
- a CDS encoding LLM class flavin-dependent oxidoreductase, with translation MTQNLEFLWYIPNQAVAGHRGDEAVPDHNSLDTLTAQARAVEDNGWAGALIGTGWGRPDTFTVGTALAARTTRFNPLIAIRPGYWQPAQFASAAATLDQLSGGRVRINIVSGKDDFEAYGDSEGDQAHRYGRTREFMRLVRHLWTERDVTHRGQHYSVTNSTAEPRITPRGDRLHPPLYFGGASAAAERVAAAEADVQLFWGEPRDGIAERIARLKSLSRELDRDRPPLEFGLRITTFIRDTSEQAWREAEAKVAKMAQIEGAGWHDHRRVVAEGQQRLLDLQQQGEVLDENLYTTPGKFGAGGAATTWLVGTAEEVASSLRKYAQLGISKFILSDTPYLQEIARQGRSLLPLLGETPTDRRQPANAI, from the coding sequence ATGACCCAGAACCTTGAATTTCTTTGGTATATCCCCAACCAGGCGGTCGCGGGCCATCGCGGCGACGAGGCGGTGCCCGACCATAACAGCCTGGACACCCTGACGGCGCAGGCCCGCGCGGTCGAGGATAACGGCTGGGCGGGCGCGCTGATCGGCACCGGCTGGGGCAGGCCCGACACCTTCACCGTCGGCACGGCGCTGGCTGCGCGCACCACCCGCTTCAACCCGCTGATCGCGATCCGCCCCGGTTATTGGCAGCCCGCGCAGTTCGCCTCGGCCGCGGCGACCCTGGACCAGCTGTCCGGCGGGCGGGTGCGCATCAACATCGTCTCGGGCAAGGACGATTTCGAGGCCTATGGCGACAGCGAGGGCGACCAGGCGCATCGCTATGGCCGGACCCGCGAATTCATGCGGCTGGTGCGCCACTTGTGGACGGAACGCGACGTGACCCATCGGGGCCAGCATTACAGCGTCACGAACTCCACCGCAGAACCTCGGATCACGCCGCGCGGCGACCGCCTGCACCCGCCGCTTTACTTCGGCGGGGCCTCGGCCGCCGCCGAACGGGTCGCCGCGGCCGAGGCCGATGTGCAGCTGTTCTGGGGCGAGCCGCGCGACGGCATCGCCGAACGCATCGCCCGGCTGAAGTCGCTGTCGCGCGAATTGGACCGCGACCGCCCGCCGCTGGAATTCGGGCTGCGCATCACCACCTTCATCCGCGATACCAGCGAGCAAGCCTGGCGCGAGGCCGAGGCCAAGGTGGCGAAGATGGCCCAGATCGAGGGCGCGGGCTGGCACGATCACCGCCGCGTCGTGGCCGAGGGGCAGCAGCGGCTTCTGGATCTGCAACAGCAGGGCGAGGTGCTGGACGAGAACCTTTACACCACCCCCGGCAAGTTCGGTGCCGGCGGGGCTGCGACCACATGGCTGGTCGGCACGGCCGAAGAGGTCGCATCCTCGCTGCGCAAATATGCGCAACTGGGGATCAGCAAGTTCATCCTGTCCGACACCCCCTATCTGCAAGAGATCGCCAGGCAGGGCCGGTCCCTGCTGCCTCTGCTCGGCGAAACGCCGACGGACCGCCGACAGCCGGCAAACGCCATCTGA